The following coding sequences are from one Musa acuminata AAA Group cultivar baxijiao chromosome BXJ1-6, Cavendish_Baxijiao_AAA, whole genome shotgun sequence window:
- the LOC103989309 gene encoding pentatricopeptide repeat-containing protein At2g20540-like, producing MALHGHVLKLGLGADIYIATSLMDLYRMCSQALDARKVFDHMPDKDIVAWNVMLSSYARLGMMRLAEQLFEEIPLRNVNSWTALICGFLECGDLSESMIAFHRMQLHGLKPDKVMVVTMLSAIADLGMLDSGPC from the exons ATGGCCCTGCATGGTCATGTCCTGAAGTTGGGCCTGGGCGCCGACATCTACATTGCGACGTCGCTGATGGACCTTTATAGGATGTGTTCTCAAGCACTGGATGCTCGTAAGGTGTTCGATCACATGCCTGATAAAGACATTGTGGCTTGGAATGTGATGCTCTCTAGCTATGCTCGCTTAGGTATGATGCGGCTCGCAGAACAGCTGTTTGAGGAGATTCCCCTGCGAAATGTTAACTCTTGGACTGCGTTGATCTGTGGGTTCTTGGAATGTGGAGATTTAAGCGAATCAATGATCGCCTTTCACCGAATGCAGCTCCATGGTTTGAAGCCTGACAAAGTCATGGTTGTCACAATGTTATCTGCTATTGCTGATCTAGGAATGCTGGATTCAG GACCATGTTAA